The following proteins are co-located in the Agromyces laixinhei genome:
- a CDS encoding ABC transporter substrate-binding protein produces the protein MTSRTRFARAAAAATVTAISVFALAACSADSGSDSADGPVEITYLHRLPDGEGMTPVSEIVDRWNADNPDIQVTATKFDGAATDMILKLETDVNAGNAACLAQVGYSEVPQMYVKGLLEDVADEAAAHEDDFSAGAYAMMTVGDAVVGFPQDTGPLVYFYNATEFENLGLTVPTTLEELTADSAAAAAAGKYVTAFTPDEALSWLSAQAAAAGDTWFGTSGDSWTVDTEGAGSQAVAAFWQNLVDNNQTLITERWGEAFTRALNDGSLIGHVGAAWEAGFLLDSLDGTPAEGQWRVAQLPDFGAGEMTGPDGGSGVAVMKGCEHPAEAMEFNAWFNTQVDDLASQGLVVAANGTPTTSEKMLRQFGGQDVLAELAKASANLNPDFVYAPGFASLTKMNETASGVADGSATVADVFTTAQTTAVATLEDLGLPVSE, from the coding sequence ATGACATCCAGGACTCGCTTCGCACGCGCCGCCGCTGCCGCGACGGTCACGGCGATCTCGGTCTTCGCGCTCGCGGCGTGCAGCGCCGACAGCGGTTCGGACAGCGCCGACGGCCCCGTCGAGATCACCTACCTGCACCGTCTGCCCGACGGCGAGGGGATGACCCCGGTCAGCGAGATCGTCGATCGCTGGAACGCGGACAACCCCGACATCCAGGTCACCGCGACGAAGTTCGACGGTGCGGCGACGGACATGATCCTGAAGCTCGAGACCGACGTCAACGCGGGCAACGCCGCGTGCCTCGCGCAGGTCGGCTACTCCGAGGTGCCCCAGATGTACGTCAAGGGCCTGCTCGAAGACGTCGCCGACGAGGCTGCGGCGCACGAGGACGACTTCTCGGCCGGCGCATACGCGATGATGACCGTCGGCGACGCCGTCGTCGGCTTCCCGCAGGACACCGGCCCTCTCGTGTACTTCTACAACGCGACGGAGTTCGAGAACCTCGGCCTCACGGTGCCGACGACGCTCGAGGAGCTCACCGCAGACTCCGCTGCCGCAGCAGCGGCCGGCAAGTACGTCACCGCGTTCACGCCCGACGAGGCGCTCTCCTGGCTCTCCGCGCAGGCGGCTGCCGCCGGCGACACATGGTTCGGCACGAGCGGTGACAGCTGGACGGTCGACACCGAAGGCGCCGGCAGCCAGGCAGTCGCCGCCTTCTGGCAGAACCTGGTCGACAACAACCAGACCCTCATCACCGAGCGCTGGGGTGAGGCCTTCACCCGGGCGCTCAACGACGGCAGCCTGATCGGCCACGTCGGCGCAGCCTGGGAGGCCGGCTTCCTGCTCGACTCCCTCGACGGCACCCCGGCCGAGGGCCAGTGGCGCGTCGCCCAGCTGCCCGACTTCGGCGCAGGCGAGATGACCGGCCCCGACGGCGGCTCCGGCGTCGCCGTCATGAAGGGCTGCGAGCACCCGGCCGAGGCGATGGAGTTCAACGCCTGGTTCAACACGCAGGTCGATGACCTCGCATCGCAGGGCCTCGTCGTCGCCGCCAACGGCACGCCGACCACGAGCGAGAAGATGCTCCGTCAGTTCGGCGGTCAGGACGTGCTCGCCGAGCTCGCGAAGGCGTCTGCCAACCTGAACCCCGACTTCGTCTACGCACCGGGCTTCGCCTCGCTGACCAAGATGAACGAGACCGCTTCGGGTGTCGCCGACGGCAGCGCCACGGTCGCCGATGTCTTCACCACCGCGCAGACGACCGCGGTCGCCACGCTCGAAGACCTCGGGCTCCCCGTCTCCGAGTGA
- a CDS encoding carbohydrate ABC transporter permease, which yields MTVSTQARAGSTQAPAGNMKEGRTKRGSGARHQARTGWMFMAPFSLLFIVVFLVPILVSIRSSMFAQVPSGDGLYGGGELVDTFVGFDNFALAIGSATFWEGMGRVMVYALFQIPVMIIAALGLALLLDTLIVRRPGFFRLAFFLPFAIPGVIAAMIWLYLYTPEVSPFMQYLPEGTDFMAPGTILASMANMTTWTYTGYNMLIFLAALQTIPRDLYEAARLDGATGWQIATRIKVPLLRGAALLAVLLSIIGTIQLFNEPVIMESANPWMGKAYTPMMLTYNSMMGAVSPSGTGIASAYSLLMAVVAGVLAIVYTLLQRRKGASA from the coding sequence ATGACCGTTTCCACCCAGGCCCGCGCCGGATCCACTCAGGCCCCCGCCGGGAACATGAAAGAGGGGAGGACGAAGCGCGGCAGTGGCGCCCGCCACCAGGCACGCACGGGCTGGATGTTCATGGCGCCGTTCTCTCTGCTGTTCATCGTCGTCTTCCTCGTTCCGATCCTCGTCTCCATCAGGTCGTCGATGTTCGCCCAGGTGCCGTCGGGCGACGGCCTCTACGGCGGCGGCGAACTCGTCGACACCTTCGTCGGTTTCGACAACTTCGCGCTCGCGATCGGCAGTGCCACGTTCTGGGAGGGCATGGGACGCGTGATGGTGTACGCGCTCTTCCAGATCCCGGTGATGATCATCGCCGCACTCGGGCTCGCTCTCCTGCTCGACACCCTCATCGTGCGCCGACCCGGCTTCTTCCGTCTCGCGTTCTTCCTGCCGTTCGCGATCCCCGGCGTGATCGCCGCGATGATCTGGCTCTACCTCTACACCCCCGAGGTCTCGCCCTTCATGCAGTACCTGCCAGAGGGCACGGACTTCATGGCGCCCGGCACGATCCTCGCTTCCATGGCCAACATGACCACGTGGACCTACACGGGATACAACATGCTCATCTTCCTCGCGGCCCTGCAGACGATCCCGAGAGACCTGTATGAGGCCGCCCGACTCGACGGCGCGACGGGGTGGCAGATCGCGACGCGCATCAAGGTTCCGCTCCTGCGCGGCGCGGCGCTGCTCGCGGTGCTGTTGTCGATCATCGGCACCATCCAGCTGTTCAACGAGCCGGTCATCATGGAGAGTGCGAACCCCTGGATGGGCAAGGCCTACACGCCGATGATGCTCACGTACAACTCGATGATGGGCGCGGTCTCGCCGTCGGGCACCGGCATCGCCTCGGCGTACTCGTTGCTCATGGCGGTCGTCGCCGGAGTGCTGGCCATCGTCTACACGTTGCTGCAGCGGCGGAAGGGAGCCTCGGCATGA